One window of the Populus nigra chromosome 4, ddPopNigr1.1, whole genome shotgun sequence genome contains the following:
- the LOC133691713 gene encoding tyrosine-protein phosphatase DSP1-like isoform X2, translating into MKIVHTSAANGDDTIYKTIEVAVIDRRDLTPPPVFPFPVVGDELNLIPPLNFAMVDNGIFRSGFPDSANFSFLQTLGLRSIICLCPEPYTEATTEFLKDGGIRLYQFGIESYKEPFVNIPQDTIREALQVVLDVKNHPILIHCKRGKHRTGCLVGCLRKLQKWCLSSIFDEYQRFAVAKARVSDQRFMELFDVSTLKHLPMSFSCLKR; encoded by the exons ATGAAAATAGTCCACACCTCCGCCGCCAACGGTGATGACACCATCTACAAGACAATCGAAGTGGCTGTTATTGACCGACGCGATCTCACTCCACCTCCGGTGTTTCCTTTTCCTGTTGTCGGAGACGAACTTAATCTTATTCCACCTCTAAACTTTGCTATGGTAGATAATGGCATCTTTAGGTCTGGTTTTCCTGACTCTGCTAATTTCTCTTTTCTCCAAACACTCGGCCTCCGCTCTATCAT atgTCTATGTCCCGAGCCATATACAGAGGCGACCACGGAGTTTCTAAAGGATGGTGGAATCAGGCTCTATCAGTTTGGGATCGAGAGTTATAAG GAGCCATTCGTAAACATCCCGCAGGATACAATTCGTGAAGCACTTCAAGTGGTCCTTG ATGTGAAGAATCATCCAATTCTGATTCATTGTAAACGGGGAAAG CACCGAACTGGTTGTCTTGTTGGTTGCCTTAGAAAATTGCAAAAGTGGTGTCTCTCATCCATATTTGATGAGTATCAGCGGTTTGCTGTTGCAAAGGCTAGAGTTTCAGATCAAAGATTTATGGAGTTGTTTGATGTTTCTACCTTAAAGCATTTGCCAATGTCGTTTTCATGCTTGAAGAGGTAA